A region of Rhodanobacteraceae bacterium DNA encodes the following proteins:
- a CDS encoding Death on curing protein, Doc toxin, which produces MSFVLDNSVVMRWCFGDGKPADLAYATKAMEALPGSTAMVPIIWALEVANVLARAEYAGSIDVAHGDAFLAMLRKLPIETDVEGAAFALSETLGLARRHRLSAYDAAYLELALRRQLPLATLDAALRKAAKRAGVSLFG; this is translated from the coding sequence TTGAGCTTCGTGCTCGACAATTCCGTCGTGATGCGCTGGTGCTTCGGCGATGGCAAACCTGCCGACCTCGCATACGCCACCAAGGCCATGGAGGCGCTGCCCGGCAGCACGGCAATGGTCCCGATCATCTGGGCGCTGGAAGTTGCCAACGTACTCGCGCGCGCCGAGTACGCCGGCTCGATCGATGTGGCCCACGGCGACGCGTTCCTTGCCATGCTGCGCAAACTCCCCATCGAAACGGATGTCGAGGGCGCGGCCTTTGCGCTCTCTGAAACTCTGGGTCTGGCCCGCCGCCATCGCCTTTCCGCGTACGATGCCGCCTATCTGGAACTGGCGCTGCGCAGGCAACTGCCACTCGCCACGCTTGACGCCGCATTGCGCAAGGCAGCAAAACGCGCGGGCGTGAGCTTGTTCGGATGA